A portion of the Aquicoccus sp. G2-2 genome contains these proteins:
- the narJ gene encoding nitrate reductase molybdenum cofactor assembly chaperone, with the protein MIVTLKCLSALLTYPSADLQAATPEIAPLLRDEGLLSPEMQAALAPLLSEMENNDLFDLQERYVLLFDRSRSLSLNLFEHVHGESRERGGAMVDLLETYRAGGFEPSGPDLPDHLPMLLEFLSSRPVDEARETLADAAHIMIALAERLDRRKSSYAPVLRAAASLASVPAAAELLAEIAAQPDDDPEDLAALDAVWEEAMVTFGPDPNAGCPAGRDMLSRMPPPPKPAWPGQKP; encoded by the coding sequence ATGATTGTCACGCTGAAATGCCTGTCGGCGCTGCTGACCTATCCCAGTGCCGATTTGCAAGCCGCAACCCCCGAAATCGCGCCACTCTTGCGCGACGAAGGGCTGTTGTCACCAGAGATGCAAGCGGCGCTGGCACCGCTGCTCTCGGAAATGGAAAACAACGATCTTTTCGACTTACAGGAACGCTATGTCCTGTTGTTTGACCGTTCCAGATCGCTGTCGCTCAACCTTTTTGAGCATGTGCATGGCGAAAGCCGCGAACGCGGCGGGGCGATGGTGGATCTGCTGGAAACCTATCGCGCCGGCGGATTTGAACCCAGCGGGCCGGACCTGCCCGATCATCTGCCGATGCTGCTTGAATTTCTCAGCAGCCGACCGGTGGACGAGGCCCGGGAGACCTTGGCGGATGCGGCACATATCATGATCGCGCTGGCCGAGCGGCTGGACCGGCGCAAAAGCAGCTATGCGCCGGTGCTGCGTGCCGCCGCCTCTCTGGCCTCGGTGCCCGCCGCTGCCGAATTGCTGGCCGAAATCGCCGCCCAGCCCGATGACGACCCCGAAGATCTGGCCGCCCTTGATGCGGTCTGGGAAGAAGCGATGGTAACCTTTGGCCCGGACCCGAACGCTGGCTGCCCCGCCGGGCGCGATATGCTGTCGCGTATGCCACCACCCCCGAAACCCGCCTGGCCCGGCCAGAAACCCTGA
- a CDS encoding peptidylprolyl isomerase, which produces MTTILQPDVTVNGHVIAPSLIAAEAQNHAAPKGKPGWAWRAAARAMVVRHLLLEEARKLALDPAPIELTPGKLETDEESQVRLVIEHYVRPIPPDEKTCRAFHARHRDRYRSPSLYEAAHILLPAAPNDTEARTKARDIATQLIAQIKASPRDFDQLAAENSACESRANGGRMGQISSGDTVPEFETALDQIAPESLCERPVETRYGVHVVRLDARSDGVPLPFEAVHDQIHEHLEQNAWAVAAKGLVKRLMEQSKITGLH; this is translated from the coding sequence ATGACAACCATCCTGCAACCTGACGTGACAGTGAATGGCCATGTTATCGCACCATCGCTGATCGCCGCAGAAGCCCAAAACCATGCCGCCCCCAAAGGGAAGCCCGGTTGGGCTTGGCGGGCGGCGGCGCGGGCAATGGTGGTGCGCCATCTGCTGCTGGAAGAGGCAAGAAAGCTGGCGCTGGACCCTGCGCCGATAGAGCTGACACCGGGCAAGCTCGAAACAGATGAGGAATCGCAAGTGCGCCTGGTGATCGAACATTACGTGCGCCCCATCCCGCCTGACGAGAAAACTTGTCGCGCCTTTCATGCCAGACATCGCGACAGATATCGCTCGCCCAGCCTTTACGAGGCGGCACATATCCTGCTCCCGGCGGCCCCAAACGATACCGAGGCGCGCACGAAGGCGCGAGACATTGCCACGCAGTTGATTGCTCAGATCAAGGCATCGCCGCGTGATTTCGACCAGCTCGCAGCGGAAAACTCGGCCTGTGAATCGCGTGCCAATGGCGGCCGTATGGGGCAGATATCGTCGGGCGATACGGTGCCGGAATTCGAAACCGCGCTTGACCAAATAGCGCCGGAAAGCCTTTGTGAGAGGCCGGTAGAAACCCGTTACGGCGTGCATGTGGTGCGGCTCGATGCGCGTTCCGATGGCGTGCCGCTGCCGTTCGAGGCGGTTCACGATCAGATCCATGAGCATCTAGAGCAAAACGCCTGGGCGGTTGCGGCCAAAGGGCTGGTCAAGCGGCTTATGGAACAAAGCAAAATAACCGGACTGCATTGA
- a CDS encoding DUF1028 domain-containing protein encodes MTFSLVARCAETGMFGMAISSSSPAVAARCAYARAGVGAVASQNVTDPLLGPLTLDLMENGMSAKAAIAEIQARSKFMDYRQVIAVDGAGHTAIHSGPNSLGIWTQAQAQDVASGGNLLDNAGVPQAIVDGYLQATGHIGDRLIAALRAGLAAGGEAGPVHSAGMMIVDKVAWPVADLRCDWTEDCPIEAIATAWEVYKPQLEAYTQRALDPREAPSYGVPGDE; translated from the coding sequence ATGACCTTTTCACTTGTTGCCCGCTGCGCCGAGACCGGCATGTTCGGAATGGCGATTTCGTCCTCCTCTCCCGCTGTCGCCGCGCGCTGCGCCTATGCCCGTGCCGGGGTTGGGGCGGTCGCCTCGCAAAACGTCACCGACCCATTGCTGGGGCCATTGACGTTGGACTTGATGGAAAACGGCATGTCCGCCAAAGCGGCGATTGCCGAAATACAGGCGCGCAGCAAATTCATGGATTACCGGCAGGTGATCGCGGTCGATGGGGCAGGGCACACGGCCATTCACTCGGGGCCGAACTCCCTCGGCATCTGGACGCAGGCACAGGCGCAGGATGTCGCCTCGGGCGGCAACCTGTTGGACAATGCGGGCGTGCCGCAGGCCATCGTTGATGGGTACCTCCAAGCCACGGGCCATATTGGCGACCGGCTGATCGCGGCGTTGCGTGCCGGGTTGGCGGCCGGGGGCGAGGCCGGGCCGGTGCATTCCGCGGGTATGATGATCGTTGACAAGGTGGCTTGGCCGGTGGCCGACCTGCGCTGTGACTGGACGGAGGACTGTCCGATTGAGGCCATCGCCACCGCATGGGAGGTCTACAAGCCGCAGCTCGAGGCCTACACCCAGCGCGCGCTCGATCCGCGTGAGGCACCATCCTACGGCGTGCCGGGCGACGAATAA
- a CDS encoding RidA family protein has product MAHTRIRKFNTSETYPEQNLDNDLCQAVVTQGGKTVWLRGQCPQSLDDAKNIDSHDPVEQTHKVMQNIRQLIEEAGGSMEHLVKVVVYITDVRHREAVYRTMGEYIKGVHPVSTGLVVQALARPDWLVEIDGTAVIPEGFGQ; this is encoded by the coding sequence ATGGCCCATACCCGCATTCGCAAGTTTAATACCTCCGAAACTTACCCTGAGCAGAATCTCGACAATGATCTCTGTCAGGCGGTGGTCACTCAGGGTGGCAAGACCGTCTGGTTGCGCGGGCAATGCCCGCAGAGCCTTGATGACGCAAAGAACATCGACAGCCACGACCCGGTAGAGCAGACCCACAAGGTGATGCAGAACATCCGCCAGCTGATCGAAGAGGCCGGCGGCAGCATGGAGCATTTGGTCAAAGTGGTGGTCTATATCACCGACGTGCGCCACCGCGAGGCGGTCTATCGCACCATGGGCGAATACATCAAAGGTGTTCACCCGGTCTCGACCGGGCTGGTGGTGCAGGCGCTGGCGCGGCCTGACTGGCTGGTTGAAATCGACGGCACTGCCGTAATCCCTGAGGGTTTTGGCCAATGA
- the narH gene encoding nitrate reductase subunit beta, translating to MKIRAQIGKVLNLDKCIGCHTCSVTCKNVWTSRDGVEYAWFNNVETKPGIGYPKDWENQKRWNGGWVRNSRGHLQPKQGGKWRILANIFANPDLPEIDDFYEPFTFDYDHLQSAPEMEHFPTARPRSVISGERIEKIEWGPNWEEILGGEFEKRSKDYNFEGIEKEIYGQFENTFMMYLPRLCEHCLNPTCAASCPSGAIYKREEDGIVLIDQEKCRGWRMCVSGCPYKKIYYNWDTGKSEKCTFCYPRIESGQPTVCSETCVGRIRYLGVVLYDADRIEEAANAENEQDLYQAQLDIFLDPHDPVIQEMALADGVPQDWIEAAKNSPVYKMAMDWKVAFPLHPEYRTLPMVWYIPPLSPIQNAAEAGLISSDGDMPDVRNLRIPVRYLANLLTAGQEAPIVSALERMMAMRAYMRSKTVEGVIDTSLAARVGLTPEMIEDMYKIMAIADYEERFVIPTAHRELAEEDIMGLRGGCGFTDGNGCSGGSSGKSLFGGKKRGFTIPEAMKQ from the coding sequence ATGAAAATCCGCGCGCAAATCGGCAAGGTGCTCAACCTCGACAAATGTATCGGCTGCCATACCTGTTCGGTAACCTGCAAGAACGTCTGGACCAGCCGCGACGGCGTTGAATACGCATGGTTCAACAATGTCGAAACCAAACCCGGCATCGGATATCCAAAGGACTGGGAAAACCAGAAACGGTGGAACGGCGGATGGGTGCGCAACTCGCGCGGCCATCTGCAACCCAAGCAGGGCGGCAAATGGCGGATCCTTGCGAATATCTTCGCCAACCCGGATCTGCCGGAAATCGACGATTTCTATGAACCCTTCACCTTTGATTACGACCATCTGCAATCCGCCCCCGAGATGGAACATTTCCCCACCGCAAGACCACGTTCGGTGATCTCGGGAGAGCGTATCGAGAAGATCGAATGGGGCCCCAACTGGGAGGAAATTCTGGGCGGAGAATTCGAGAAACGCTCGAAGGATTACAACTTCGAAGGCATCGAAAAGGAAATCTACGGCCAGTTCGAAAACACCTTCATGATGTATCTGCCGCGCCTGTGCGAGCATTGCCTGAACCCGACCTGTGCGGCGTCGTGCCCGTCTGGCGCGATCTACAAGCGCGAGGAAGACGGCATCGTGCTGATCGACCAAGAGAAATGCCGTGGCTGGCGCATGTGCGTGTCCGGCTGCCCCTACAAGAAGATCTATTACAACTGGGACACCGGCAAATCGGAAAAATGCACCTTCTGCTATCCGCGCATCGAAAGCGGCCAGCCAACGGTCTGTTCGGAAACCTGCGTCGGGCGGATTCGCTATCTTGGTGTGGTGCTTTACGACGCCGACAGGATCGAAGAGGCGGCCAATGCCGAGAATGAACAAGATCTTTATCAGGCGCAGCTTGATATTTTCCTTGATCCGCACGACCCGGTGATTCAGGAAATGGCACTGGCCGACGGTGTGCCGCAAGACTGGATCGAGGCGGCGAAAAACAGCCCCGTCTACAAGATGGCGATGGATTGGAAGGTGGCTTTCCCGCTGCATCCAGAATACCGCACCCTGCCGATGGTGTGGTATATCCCACCGCTCAGCCCAATTCAGAACGCGGCGGAGGCGGGGCTGATCAGTTCGGATGGCGACATGCCCGATGTCCGAAACCTGCGCATTCCGGTGCGTTATCTGGCCAACCTGCTGACTGCCGGTCAAGAGGCGCCCATCGTCTCGGCGTTGGAGCGGATGATGGCGATGCGGGCCTATATGCGCTCCAAGACAGTCGAGGGTGTGATTGACACCTCGCTGGCCGCGCGTGTCGGGCTGACCCCCGAAATGATCGAGGACATGTACAAGATCATGGCCATCGCCGATTACGAGGAACGCTTCGTCATCCCCACCGCGCATCGTGAACTGGCCGAAGAAGATATCATGGGCCTGCGCGGCGGCTGTGGCTTTACCGATGGCAACGGTTGCTCTGGCGGCAGTTCGGGCAAATCGCTGTTTGGCGGCAAGAAGCGCGGCTTCACCATACCGGAGGCGATGAAACAATGA
- a CDS encoding nitrate reductase subunit alpha, whose amino-acid sequence MSYLLDRLNFFNKKSLGTFSDGHGETTNESRAWEDVYRNRWRHDKIVRSTHGVNCTGSCSWKIYVKSGIVTWETQQTDYPRTRPDLPNHEPRGCSRGASYSWYLYSANRVKTPLVRKRLLKTWRKMRETMEPVAAWAAIQADPALRDDYVKVRGKGGFVRASWDEAAEIVAASNAYTAKTYGPDRVFGFSPIPAMSMVSYASGVRYLSLLGGTCMSFYDWYCDLPPASPQTWGEQTDVPESADWYNAGFLMLWGSNVPQTRTPDAHFYTESRYRGAKSVVVSPDYSEAAKFSDLWISPKQGTDSALAMALGHVILREFYLDRQVPYFMEYARKYTDMPMLVRLDPKGESHVPGRMLRAADLDGALGQNNNPDWKTVAWDAGKGELVVPNGSIGFRWGEEGTGKWNLEEKAGRAKTDLRITQVGKGDHDAVINVDFPYFGGAATEHFVQCDHPEVLTRKLPVRRIETEDGEVLVATVFDLFCANYGLDRGFGGEWVAKDYDEDVPYTPAWAARITGVPQAAIETVAREFAANAEKTEGKSMVILGAGINHWYHMDMSYRGIINMLVMCGCIGKSGGGWSHYVGQEKLRPQTGWTPLTFGLDWVRPPRQMNATSAWYAHTDQWRYETIKVNEILSPTAPEGDWDASMIDLNIRAERMGWLPSAPQLKTNPLEVGRAAKKAGKPAAEYVAEQLKSGDLEMACTDPDAPENWPRNLFVWRSNILGSSGKGHEYFLKHLLGTEHGVLGKDLGDEGKVTSKEARWHDKAPEGKLDLLVTLDFRMSTTAVYSDIVLPAASWYEKNDLNTSDMHPFIHPLQAAVDPAYESRSDWDIFKTIAAKFSKIAPEVLGVEQDIVAVPMQHDTPGEIAQPEVLDWAKGECELIPGKTAPNFVAVERDYPNLYKQFTSLGPLMEKLGNGGKGINWDTKTEVHHLKDLNDPVLEDGLSKGLAKIETGIDAAEVILMLAPETNGEVAVKAWDALGKITGRDHTHLARSKKDEKIRFRDIAAQPRKIISSPTWSGIESEEVCYNAGWTNVNELIPWRTLSGRQQLYQDHLWMRAFGEALCVYRPPVDLKAITRDINTDEQNGSPHVILNFITPHQKWGIHSTYTDNLLMLTLNRGGPVVWISEDDAKTAGIVDNDWIEVYNSNGALTARAVVSQRIKPGTTYMYHAQEKIVNTPGSQRTGNRGGIHNSVTRTVLKPTHMIGGYAQLSYGFNYYGTVGSNRDEFVIVRKMNKVDWMDQPLTAESTRQVEAET is encoded by the coding sequence ATGAGCTATCTACTGGACCGCCTGAATTTCTTTAACAAAAAAAGCCTCGGAACATTCTCCGACGGGCATGGCGAAACCACCAACGAAAGCCGCGCGTGGGAGGATGTGTATCGCAACCGCTGGCGGCACGACAAGATCGTGCGCTCGACCCATGGGGTGAACTGTACCGGATCGTGCTCATGGAAGATTTACGTGAAATCCGGCATCGTCACTTGGGAAACTCAGCAGACCGACTATCCGCGCACCCGACCCGATCTGCCAAACCACGAACCGCGCGGGTGTTCGCGCGGGGCCAGCTATAGCTGGTATCTTTATTCCGCCAACCGGGTAAAAACCCCGCTGGTGCGCAAGCGCCTGTTGAAAACATGGCGCAAGATGCGCGAGACGATGGAGCCGGTCGCGGCATGGGCCGCGATACAGGCCGATCCGGCGCTGCGCGATGATTATGTCAAGGTGCGCGGCAAGGGCGGGTTCGTGCGCGCGTCATGGGACGAGGCGGCCGAGATCGTCGCCGCCTCGAACGCCTATACCGCCAAGACTTATGGGCCTGACCGGGTGTTTGGGTTCTCGCCCATTCCGGCGATGTCGATGGTGTCCTATGCCTCAGGGGTGCGGTATCTGTCGCTTCTGGGGGGCACCTGCATGTCCTTTTATGACTGGTATTGCGACCTGCCGCCGGCCAGCCCACAGACTTGGGGCGAACAGACCGATGTGCCCGAAAGTGCGGATTGGTATAATGCGGGCTTCCTGATGCTCTGGGGATCGAACGTGCCCCAGACCCGCACGCCGGACGCGCATTTCTATACTGAATCGCGCTATCGCGGGGCCAAATCGGTGGTGGTCTCACCGGATTATTCCGAGGCGGCGAAATTTTCCGACCTTTGGATCAGCCCGAAACAGGGCACGGATTCGGCGCTGGCGATGGCGCTTGGCCATGTCATCCTGCGCGAGTTTTATCTGGACCGGCAGGTTCCCTATTTCATGGAATATGCCCGTAAATACACCGATATGCCGATGCTTGTGCGGCTTGATCCCAAGGGCGAAAGCCATGTTCCCGGACGGATGCTGCGGGCCGCTGATCTGGATGGGGCGCTGGGGCAGAACAACAACCCCGACTGGAAAACCGTGGCTTGGGATGCGGGCAAGGGCGAACTTGTGGTGCCCAACGGGTCGATTGGGTTTCGCTGGGGCGAAGAAGGCACCGGCAAATGGAATCTTGAGGAAAAAGCCGGGCGCGCCAAGACCGATCTGCGCATTACTCAGGTGGGCAAGGGTGACCACGACGCGGTTATCAATGTCGATTTCCCCTATTTCGGTGGGGCTGCCACGGAACATTTCGTGCAATGCGACCACCCTGAGGTGCTGACCCGCAAGCTGCCGGTGCGCCGGATCGAGACCGAAGATGGCGAGGTGCTGGTTGCAACCGTGTTCGACCTTTTCTGCGCTAATTACGGGCTGGATCGCGGCTTTGGTGGCGAATGGGTGGCAAAGGATTATGACGAGGACGTGCCCTATACCCCTGCTTGGGCGGCGCGGATCACCGGGGTGCCGCAAGCTGCCATCGAAACCGTAGCGCGCGAATTTGCCGCAAACGCGGAAAAGACCGAAGGCAAGTCGATGGTGATCCTCGGGGCCGGGATCAACCATTGGTATCACATGGATATGTCCTATCGCGGCATCATCAACATGCTGGTGATGTGCGGGTGCATCGGCAAATCCGGGGGCGGTTGGAGCCACTATGTCGGGCAGGAAAAACTGCGCCCGCAAACCGGGTGGACTCCGCTGACTTTCGGGCTCGACTGGGTCCGCCCGCCGCGCCAGATGAACGCGACATCGGCGTGGTATGCCCACACCGACCAATGGCGTTACGAGACTATCAAGGTCAACGAAATCCTCAGCCCGACAGCGCCCGAGGGCGATTGGGACGCCAGCATGATTGACCTCAATATCCGCGCCGAGCGCATGGGTTGGCTGCCCTCTGCGCCGCAGCTCAAGACCAACCCGTTGGAGGTTGGGCGCGCCGCCAAGAAAGCCGGGAAACCAGCGGCGGAATATGTTGCCGAGCAGTTGAAATCTGGCGATCTGGAAATGGCCTGCACTGATCCCGACGCACCCGAAAACTGGCCGCGCAACCTGTTCGTTTGGCGTTCAAACATCCTGGGATCATCGGGCAAGGGGCACGAGTATTTCCTCAAGCATCTGCTGGGGACCGAACACGGGGTTCTTGGCAAGGATCTGGGCGACGAAGGCAAGGTGACCTCGAAGGAGGCACGCTGGCACGACAAGGCGCCCGAAGGCAAACTGGACCTTCTGGTGACGCTCGATTTTCGCATGTCCACCACGGCGGTTTATTCCGACATCGTGCTGCCAGCGGCAAGCTGGTATGAAAAGAACGATCTCAACACCTCGGATATGCACCCGTTTATCCACCCGCTTCAGGCGGCGGTGGACCCGGCCTATGAATCCCGGTCCGACTGGGACATCTTCAAAACCATCGCCGCCAAGTTCAGCAAGATCGCTCCCGAAGTTCTGGGCGTGGAACAGGACATTGTCGCGGTGCCGATGCAGCATGACACGCCGGGCGAAATCGCCCAGCCCGAGGTTCTGGACTGGGCCAAGGGCGAATGCGAGCTGATCCCCGGCAAGACTGCGCCGAATTTCGTCGCCGTTGAACGGGATTATCCGAACCTTTACAAACAGTTCACCTCACTCGGCCCGCTGATGGAAAAGCTGGGCAATGGTGGCAAGGGGATCAACTGGGATACCAAAACCGAGGTGCATCACCTCAAGGACCTGAATGACCCTGTTCTCGAAGACGGTCTAAGCAAAGGCTTGGCGAAAATCGAAACCGGCATCGACGCGGCCGAAGTGATTTTGATGCTTGCCCCAGAGACCAACGGCGAAGTGGCGGTCAAGGCTTGGGATGCGCTGGGCAAGATCACGGGGCGCGACCACACCCATCTGGCGCGCAGCAAGAAAGACGAAAAAATTCGCTTTCGCGATATTGCGGCGCAGCCGCGCAAGATCATTTCTTCGCCGACCTGGTCGGGGATCGAAAGCGAAGAGGTCTGCTATAACGCGGGTTGGACAAATGTGAATGAACTGATCCCCTGGCGCACCCTGTCGGGTCGTCAGCAGCTTTATCAGGATCACCTCTGGATGCGGGCCTTTGGCGAGGCGCTATGCGTCTATCGACCCCCCGTAGATCTCAAGGCGATCACCCGTGACATCAATACCGACGAACAGAACGGGTCGCCGCATGTGATATTGAACTTCATCACCCCGCATCAGAAATGGGGGATTCACTCGACTTATACTGACAACCTGCTCATGCTGACCCTGAACCGGGGCGGCCCGGTTGTCTGGATTTCCGAGGATGACGCCAAAACCGCCGGCATCGTCGATAACGACTGGATCGAGGTCTATAACTCGAACGGCGCACTGACCGCGCGCGCCGTGGTGTCGCAACGGATCAAACCCGGCACCACCTATATGTATCACGCACAAGAAAAGATCGTGAATACACCGGGATCGCAACGCACCGGCAACCGGGGTGGCATCCACAACTCGGTGACCCGCACGGTGCTAAAGCCCACCCATATGATCGGCGGCTATGCCCAGTTGAGTTATGGGTTCAATTATTATGGCACGGTCGGATCGAACCGCGACGAATTCGTCATCGTCCGCAAGATGAACAAGGTCGATTGGATGGACCAACCACTGACCGCAGAGTCAACCCGGCAAGTGGAGGCAGAGACATGA
- the narI gene encoding respiratory nitrate reductase subunit gamma produces MNFWLFQIYPYIALTVLFLGSLARYERDPFTWKSGSSQLLRRKQLIIGSVLFHVGVLIIFFGHLGGLLTPIWIFEAFDISHTFKQWLAIIVGGFGAVLALTGGAMLLHRRLVDPRIRATSTFWDVAILILLLAQLVLGALTIFVSLQHLDGGEMVNFMNWAQGIFTFRTDAWLFVENSNILFKLHVFLGLTIFLLFPFTRLVHMLSAPVRFLWRPGYQIVRARQRGPKNQPSSPNIRRSRRKGI; encoded by the coding sequence ATGAATTTTTGGCTGTTTCAGATCTATCCCTACATCGCCCTTACGGTTCTTTTTCTGGGGTCGTTGGCACGCTATGAACGCGACCCCTTCACTTGGAAATCAGGCTCCAGCCAACTGTTGCGGCGCAAGCAACTGATTATCGGATCGGTGCTGTTTCACGTTGGCGTACTGATCATCTTCTTTGGTCATCTCGGCGGGCTGCTGACCCCGATCTGGATTTTCGAAGCCTTCGACATCAGCCATACGTTCAAGCAATGGCTGGCGATCATCGTCGGCGGGTTTGGGGCGGTTCTGGCGCTGACCGGGGGGGCAATGTTGCTGCATCGGCGGCTTGTCGATCCGCGGATAAGAGCCACGTCAACCTTCTGGGACGTCGCCATCCTGATCCTGCTTCTGGCACAGCTGGTGCTTGGGGCGCTGACGATCTTCGTATCACTTCAGCACCTTGACGGCGGTGAAATGGTCAATTTCATGAATTGGGCGCAGGGCATCTTTACCTTCCGCACCGATGCGTGGCTTTTTGTCGAGAACAGCAATATCCTGTTCAAGCTACATGTTTTTCTTGGCCTGACCATCTTCCTCCTGTTCCCCTTCACGCGACTGGTTCACATGCTATCGGCACCAGTGCGGTTCCTGTGGCGCCCCGGTTATCAGATTGTCCGTGCGCGCCAGCGCGGGCCAAAAAATCAGCCAAGCAGCCCCAACATCCGGCGGAGTAGGAGGAAAGGCATATGA